A genome region from Serinus canaria isolate serCan28SL12 chromosome 19, serCan2020, whole genome shotgun sequence includes the following:
- the POM121C gene encoding nuclear envelope pore membrane protein POM 121C, producing the protein MAGAGPGGGRDGAVRAALAVAAALALALAWLLLRGALLGAAALGAAGAWCAMRPGPPAPPPPGKAAANGGPAARAGPRRPQPGVPRCRLQVPRRRYPLPEARPAVPLCLPAARWEGSSLRSTPWARRAGPLRSPVTVRIAPPAVGIARSPALEQVVSPLAFPATSSPDPCAKETVLNAIRESRKRAVEEEDQTFENDQECKRRRHNSSGSGQSAFEPLIANGAPASLIPKPGSLKRGLISHCPDDCSNKRSRTSSMSSLNNTYVGGIPSSIRNAIASSYSSSRGLTQLWKRRGVSVSPLSSPASSRPQTPEWPLKKAREEESQCSSTSTPVKSDKELQTEKVVESPVWKKQNSLSPPSASGSSGKRKRKIPLLSSFRGDQLVLPPPPQLGYSVTSEDLDAEKKAVLQWFNSVLEDKADAVPSTTAEIIPVSKPPAFVVTSPGPMPASTAPAPAGSSLLDSLKKMQSSQAVSATPDSTGTLAASQPPPSAAQPPAPAVSLESSSLPAISADAKPVPVLSTPSPIAPPALVVQPPSSLAPPVFTELSQTPSKPPSFPKPSILFGMLNTPPASRPAVTAAATVPTKATATPTESTAVPIPPATMSTTAPIFKPIFGAALKSENTAVCTAVTSTTATMPVSSDPASTSSTSSIFKPIFGSITAASSPAKVSPFAFKPATQPASEPTTASTATLAGITGLPNVIFTTAATTATTQSSSTDATIKPVFSFGSNLPASTGPAASVTVTAATSTSTTKPLLFGGLSSSAPSTETSFAPPGPVFQFGKPPPAAVTATTSVPGGPAFGQVPSNSTVAATTMGFSIFGSTTLSTSAPATTAQAPLTFSSSVSAFGSFSASAKPPPPYSGTGSQLSFSTGAAESQVPTSKPAAGPISFTSAFSFGASPAQSVAQPAFGSGAQPAFGTTSAQGSFGTSSTQSAFGTTTSVFSFGTTTSTTSSFGATTQTTSSSTGATVFGTTPSPFTFGASTQPGPSTSAFGMGTPGLSSGSPAVAFSFGAGQSGAAPAATPFGSSLPQSVLGVQGQSTPFAFTMSSTPNSKPAFGGAPVPTFGQGTPVAGAVGSGSSTLSFRTPSTPASSFGGVSTSFGSSTPAFSIGAGTKMGTRQRLQARRQHTRKK; encoded by the exons ATGGCGGGCGCGGGCCCCGGCGGGGGGCGGGATGGGGCCGTGAGGGCCGCGCTGGCCGTGGCCGCTGCGCTGGCGCTCGCTttggcctggctgctgctgcgggGCGCGCTGCTGGGCGCGGCGGCGCTGGGTGCGGCGGGTGCCTGGTGTGCCAtgcggcccggcccgcccgcgccgcccccgcccggcAAAGCCGCCGCCAACGGAGGCCCGGCCGCGAGGGCCGGGCCGCGTCGCCCCCAGCCCGG GGTCCCGCGCTGCCGGCTGCAAGTCCCGCGCCGCCGGTACCCGCTGCCTGAGGCCCGCCCGGCTGTTCCGCTGTGCTTGCCCGCCGCCCGCTGGGAGGGCAGCTCCCTCCGCAGCACGCCTTGGGCCCGCCGTGCCGGACCGCTCCGCAGCCCCGTCACCGTGAGAATCGCCCCGCCGGCCGTCGGCATCGCCCGCTCCCCGGC TCTAGAACAGGTGGTCTCGCCTCTGGCCTtcccagccaccagcagccctgaCCCATGTGCGAAGGAGACTGTTCTGAATGCcatcagggagagcaggaaaagggctgtggaggaggaggaccAGACTTTTGAGAATGACCAGGAGTGCAAAAGAAG GCGCCACAACAGCAGTGGAAGTGGGCAGTCAGCATTTGAGCCACTAATAGCCAATGGTGCCCCTGCTTCTCTTATACCCAA GCCAGGCTCTCTGAAGAGGGGTCTCATCTCACACTGCCCAGATGACTGCTCCAACAAGAGGTCTCGCACCTCCTCCATGAGCTCCCTCAACAACACCTACGTCGGTGGGATCCCCAGCTCCATCCGCAATGCCATTGCCAGCTCCTACAGCTCCAGCCGGGGCCTCACACAG CTGTGGAAGAGAAGAGGTGTGagtgtgtcccctctgtccagCCCAGCGTCGTCCCGCCCCCAGACACCAGAGTGGCCTCTAAAGAAAGCCAG GGAAGAGGAGTCACAGTGTTCCAGCACTTCCACCCCAGTGAAATCAGACAAGGAACTGCAGACAGAGAAAG TTGTGGAGTCACCAGTGTGGAAGAAGCAGAATTCCCTGAGCCCACCATCTGCTTCGGGGAGCAGTGGGAAGCGCAAGCGGAAGATTCCGTTGCTGTCGTCTTTCCGTGGGGACCAGCTGGTGCTG CCCCCAccacctcagctgggctacTCCGTCACCTCAGAGGACCTGGATGCAGAGAAgaaggcagtgctgcagtggtTCAACAGTGTCTTGGAGGATAAGGCTG ATGCAGTCCCCAGCACCACTGCAGAGATAATACCTGTGTCCAAGCCGCCAGCATTTGTTGTGACCTCTCCTGGGCCtatgcctgcctccacagctcctgccccagctggctcCTCACTTCTGGACAGTCTGAAGAagatgcagagcagccaggctgtaTCCGCAACAccag aTTCCACTGGAACTCTGGCTGCATCCCAGCCACCTCCATCAGCTGCACAgccacctgctcctgctgtgtcaTTGGAGTCAAGCTCTCTTCCTGCCATCTCTGCTGATGCCAAGCCTGTGCCTGTATTGAGCACACCTTCCCCCATTGccccccctgccctggtggTGCAAccccccagcagcctggccccTCCTGTGTTCACTGAGCTGAGCCAGACCCCCAGCAagcctccctccttcccaaagcCAAGCATTCTGTTTGGGATGCTGAACACCCCGCCAGCTAGCCGGCCAGCAGTGACTGCGGCTGCTACTGTGCCCACCAAGGCCACTGCTACACCCACTGAATCCactgctgtgcccatcccacCTGCTACCATGTCTACCACAGCCCCCATCTTCAAACCCATCTTCGGTGCTGCACTGAAGAGTGAGAACACAGCAGTCTGCACGGCTGTCACTTCCACCACAGCCACCATGCCTGTAAGCTCAGACCCTGCCTCAACGTCCTCCACATCCTCCATATTCAAGCCCATCTTTGGCAGCATCACTGCAGCTTCATCTCCAGCAAAAgtttctccttttgctttcaaaccTGCCACACAGCCAGCCTCAGAGCCAACAACTGCCTCCACAGCTACTCTGGCAGGAATCACAGGTCTTCCCAACGTCATCTTCACCACTGCAGCTACAACTGCCACCACCCAGAGTTCCTCCACGGATGCCACCATTAAACCTGTCTTCAGCTTTGGATCGAACCTGCCTGCTTccactggccctgctgccagtgTGACTGTAACTGCTGCCACCTCCACCAGCACAACAAAGCCCTTACTGTTTGGAggcctctccagctctgctcccagcacagaaacCAGCTTTGCCCCCCCAGGGCCTGTGTTCCAGTTTGGGAagccacctccagctgcagtcACTGCCACCACCAGTGTCCCAGGAGGCCCTGCCTTTGGCCAGGTACCTTCAAACTCAACAGTTGCTGCCACCACCATGGGCTTTAGCATATTTGGGAGCACTACACTGTCCACCTCTGCCCCAGCCACCACAGCTCAAGCACCACTGACATTCAGCTCCTCCGTTTCAgcttttggcagcttttcagcCAGCGCAAAGCCACCGCCACCATactctggcactgggagccagcTCAGCttcagcactggggctgctgagagccaggtgcccaccagcaagcctgctgctggccccaTCAGCTTCACTTCCGCGTTCAGTTTCGGAGCCTCTCCGGCACAGTCAGTAGCTCAGCCAGCATTTGGCAGTGGTGCCCAGCCAGCCTTTGGCACAACCAGTGCCCAGGGCTCCtttggcaccagcagcacccagtCAGCATTTGGGACCACCACCTCAGTGTTCTCTTTTGGAACAACCACCTCCACCACATCCAGCTTTGGTGCCACCACCCAGACCACAAGCAGCAGCACCGGTGCCACTGTCTTTGGCACCACCCCTTCTCCTTTCACTTTTGGGGCCAGCACCCAGCCGGGCCCCTCCACCAGCGCCTTTGGGATGGGTACGCCGGGCCTCAGCAGTGGGTCCCCAGCTGTGGCCTTCAGCtttggggctgggcagagcggggcagccccggcagcAACGCCCTTCGGCTCATCTCTGCCGCAGAGTGTACTGGGAGTGCAGGGTCAGAGCACACCTTTCGCCTTCACCATGTCCAGCACTCCCAACAGCAAGCCTGCATTTGGAG GAGCTCCAGTGCCCACCTTTGGGCAGGGCACACCTGTCGCTGGAGCCGTGGGCAGTGGAAGCAGCACCCTTTCCTTCAGGACACCCAGCACTCCTGCCTCAAGCTTTGGAGGAGTCAGCACTTCCTTTG GTTCATCCACTCCCGCCTTCTCCATCGGAGCAGGAACCAAGATGGGCACTCGCCAACGACTGCAGGCACGGAGGCAGCACACCCGCAAAAAGTAA
- the NSUN5 gene encoding 28S rRNA (cytosine-C(5))-methyltransferase isoform X2, whose product MALYSAAAAVLAGLERGEGGLKSLVYNSGFPLYALVSETLRYASVLEKLLDRAALLQAEKKLTPQLAKVLVYDLLFGKGLKCGGRWKALARRHRARLEAELARMKVRRKVSRNEDLLAPEKAVSAAASQVPRYIRVNTLKTCVDDVIEFFKHQGYAYLGKAASVEELKALSGKKFLLDPHLPELLVFPSQTDLHDNLLYTSGHIILQDKASCLPAFLLGPVAGSHVIDACAAPGNKTSHLAAILKNKGQIFAFDVDAKRMATMNTLLTRAGVTGCQLVQQDFLTVDPRDPKYSRVTHILLDPSCSGSGMVTRGPEEEAALSAERLQALAGFQRRILSHALSFPALRRLVYSTCSLHQEENEDVVQAVLQEWGSAFRLVTAFPSWSCRGLAAFSGAESCLRASPAETLTHGFFVAVLERCREGAADPSSVPAAAKENPQPGKGAEPGAALKKRKKKKQRVKE is encoded by the exons ATGGCGCTGTACAGCGCGGCGGCCGCGGTGCTGGCGGGGCTGGAGCGCGGCGAGGGCGGCCTCAAGAGCCTCGTGTACAACAGCGGCTTCCCG CTCTACGCGCTGGTGTCCGAGACCCTCCGCTACGCCTCCgtgctggagaagctgctggataGAGCCGCCCTGCTGCAGGCCGAGAAGAAGCTGACGCCGCAGCTGGCGAAG GTCTTGGTGTATGACCTGCTCTTCGGCAAGGGGCTGAAATGCGGGGGCCGGTGGAAGGCCCTGGCCCGGCGGCACCGGGCACGGCTGGAGGCCGAGCTGGCCCGCATGAAGGTGCGGCGTAAGGTGAGCCGCAACGAGGACCTGCTGGCCCCGGAGAAGGCAGTAAGCGCCGCAG cctcccaggtCCCACGCTACATCCGGGTCAACACCCTGAAGACTTGTGTGGACGATGTGATCGAGTTCTTCAAGCACCAGGGATATGCCTATCTGGGCAAGGCAGCCAG TGTGGAGGAGCTGAAGGccctttctggaaaaaaattcttgttgGATCCGCATCTTCCGGAGCTGTTGGTTTTCCCTTCGCAGACAGACCTCCATGACAACCTGCTGTATACTTCAGGACACATAATTCTGCAGGACAAG GccagctgcctccctgctttcctccttGGCCCTGTTGCTGGCTCCCATGTCATCGATGCCTGCGCCGCCCCTGGAAACAAGACAAGCCACCTGGCTGCCATCCTGAAGAATAAGGG ACAGATCTTTGCCTTTGATGTGGATGCCAAGCGCATGGCCACCATGAATACATTGCTGACACGGGCAGGGGtcactggctgccagctggTCCAGCAAGACTTCCTGACTGTGGACCCCAGAGACCCCAAATACAGCAGGGTAACCCACATCCTTCTTGACCCATCCTGCAGTGGCTCAG GGATGGTGACACGGGGGCCAGAGGAGGAGGCGGCCCTGAGTGCTGAACGCTTGCAGGCACTGGCTGGCTTCCAGCGCCGCATCCTCAGCCATGCCCTGAGCTTTCCAGCTCTCCGGCGCCTTGTCTACTCCACCTGCTCCCTACACCAGGAAGAGAACGAGGATGTGGTACAGGCTGTACTGCAGGAGTGGGGCTCGGCCTTCAG GCTGGTGACTGCCTTCCCATCCTGGTCTTGCCGAGGACTCGCAGCCTTCTctggagcagagagctgcctcCGTGCTTCCCCTGCAGAGACCCTCACTCATGGCTTCTtcgtggctgtgctggagcggtgcagggaaggggctgctgaCCCAAG CTCCGTGCCTGCAGCAGCTAAGGAGAACCCACAGCCAGgaaagggagcagagccaggagcagctctcaagaagaggaaaaagaaaaagcagcgGGTAAAAGAGTGA
- the NSUN5 gene encoding 28S rRNA (cytosine-C(5))-methyltransferase isoform X1, translated as MALYSAAAAVLAGLERGEGGLKSLVYNSGFPHVRQLYALVSETLRYASVLEKLLDRAALLQAEKKLTPQLAKVLVYDLLFGKGLKCGGRWKALARRHRARLEAELARMKVRRKVSRNEDLLAPEKAVSAAASQVPRYIRVNTLKTCVDDVIEFFKHQGYAYLGKAASVEELKALSGKKFLLDPHLPELLVFPSQTDLHDNLLYTSGHIILQDKASCLPAFLLGPVAGSHVIDACAAPGNKTSHLAAILKNKGQIFAFDVDAKRMATMNTLLTRAGVTGCQLVQQDFLTVDPRDPKYSRVTHILLDPSCSGSGMVTRGPEEEAALSAERLQALAGFQRRILSHALSFPALRRLVYSTCSLHQEENEDVVQAVLQEWGSAFRLVTAFPSWSCRGLAAFSGAESCLRASPAETLTHGFFVAVLERCREGAADPSSVPAAAKENPQPGKGAEPGAALKKRKKKKQRVKE; from the exons ATGGCGCTGTACAGCGCGGCGGCCGCGGTGCTGGCGGGGCTGGAGCGCGGCGAGGGCGGCCTCAAGAGCCTCGTGTACAACAGCGGCTTCCCG CATGTCCGGCAGCTCTACGCGCTGGTGTCCGAGACCCTCCGCTACGCCTCCgtgctggagaagctgctggataGAGCCGCCCTGCTGCAGGCCGAGAAGAAGCTGACGCCGCAGCTGGCGAAG GTCTTGGTGTATGACCTGCTCTTCGGCAAGGGGCTGAAATGCGGGGGCCGGTGGAAGGCCCTGGCCCGGCGGCACCGGGCACGGCTGGAGGCCGAGCTGGCCCGCATGAAGGTGCGGCGTAAGGTGAGCCGCAACGAGGACCTGCTGGCCCCGGAGAAGGCAGTAAGCGCCGCAG cctcccaggtCCCACGCTACATCCGGGTCAACACCCTGAAGACTTGTGTGGACGATGTGATCGAGTTCTTCAAGCACCAGGGATATGCCTATCTGGGCAAGGCAGCCAG TGTGGAGGAGCTGAAGGccctttctggaaaaaaattcttgttgGATCCGCATCTTCCGGAGCTGTTGGTTTTCCCTTCGCAGACAGACCTCCATGACAACCTGCTGTATACTTCAGGACACATAATTCTGCAGGACAAG GccagctgcctccctgctttcctccttGGCCCTGTTGCTGGCTCCCATGTCATCGATGCCTGCGCCGCCCCTGGAAACAAGACAAGCCACCTGGCTGCCATCCTGAAGAATAAGGG ACAGATCTTTGCCTTTGATGTGGATGCCAAGCGCATGGCCACCATGAATACATTGCTGACACGGGCAGGGGtcactggctgccagctggTCCAGCAAGACTTCCTGACTGTGGACCCCAGAGACCCCAAATACAGCAGGGTAACCCACATCCTTCTTGACCCATCCTGCAGTGGCTCAG GGATGGTGACACGGGGGCCAGAGGAGGAGGCGGCCCTGAGTGCTGAACGCTTGCAGGCACTGGCTGGCTTCCAGCGCCGCATCCTCAGCCATGCCCTGAGCTTTCCAGCTCTCCGGCGCCTTGTCTACTCCACCTGCTCCCTACACCAGGAAGAGAACGAGGATGTGGTACAGGCTGTACTGCAGGAGTGGGGCTCGGCCTTCAG GCTGGTGACTGCCTTCCCATCCTGGTCTTGCCGAGGACTCGCAGCCTTCTctggagcagagagctgcctcCGTGCTTCCCCTGCAGAGACCCTCACTCATGGCTTCTtcgtggctgtgctggagcggtgcagggaaggggctgctgaCCCAAG CTCCGTGCCTGCAGCAGCTAAGGAGAACCCACAGCCAGgaaagggagcagagccaggagcagctctcaagaagaggaaaaagaaaaagcagcgGGTAAAAGAGTGA